A region from the Nostoc sp. HK-01 genome encodes:
- a CDS encoding response regulator receiver domain protein, with translation MQNLIPMSSHRLIQKLHPLSLLAQLTSRRATGCLRVFTGSTSWSIHLEEGKLTYASSSDKVFERLDNQLRRLSLNIPTLNSATRVQMRLMFEPASENLSIPYPDYQAICWLVEQRYISSMQAATLVDELAKEVLESFLILKEGTYEFYPDTSWNELPKFCQLDLRLLVEYCQRQLRNRYHIQSPVNVAKGSPVLPSINSLSNGKTLNKNNSGENNNQKYAKQLEKNSLYTVACIDDSQTVLNSIKLFLDENTFSVVTINDPVKALMQILRSKPDLILLDVEMPNLDGYELCSLLRRHSAFKHTPIIMVTGRTGFIDRAKAKMVRSSGYLTKPFTQSELLKIVFKHIK, from the coding sequence ATGCAAAATCTAATTCCTATGAGTAGTCATCGGTTAATCCAAAAACTACATCCACTATCTTTATTAGCACAGCTAACTAGTCGGCGTGCTACGGGATGCTTACGTGTATTTACTGGATCAACCTCATGGTCAATCCATCTCGAAGAAGGTAAACTTACTTATGCTTCTTCATCTGATAAGGTGTTTGAGCGACTGGATAATCAGTTACGGCGTTTGAGTCTCAATATCCCCACACTCAATAGCGCGACTCGTGTCCAGATGCGACTGATGTTTGAACCAGCCAGTGAAAATCTGTCTATACCATATCCAGACTACCAAGCTATTTGTTGGTTAGTAGAGCAGCGTTATATCAGTTCTATGCAAGCAGCTACCTTAGTGGACGAATTAGCTAAAGAGGTGCTGGAGTCATTTTTAATTTTAAAAGAAGGAACCTACGAATTTTATCCTGACACTTCATGGAACGAACTACCAAAATTCTGCCAGTTAGACTTGCGTTTACTAGTGGAATATTGTCAAAGACAATTACGAAATCGTTATCATATCCAATCACCAGTTAATGTTGCGAAGGGTTCTCCAGTCTTACCGTCCATTAATTCATTATCTAATGGCAAGACATTAAATAAAAATAATTCTGGTGAAAATAATAATCAGAAATATGCCAAGCAATTAGAAAAAAATAGTTTATATACAGTTGCTTGCATTGATGATAGTCAAACTGTGTTAAATTCCATCAAACTATTTTTAGATGAAAACACTTTTTCGGTAGTAACAATTAATGATCCAGTTAAGGCGTTAATGCAGATTCTCCGCAGTAAGCCTGACTTAATTTTGCTAGATGTAGAAATGCCAAACCTAGATGGTTATGAACTTTGTTCATTATTACGAAGGCACTCAGCTTTTAAACATACACCTATTATTATGGTGACTGGTAGGACAGGATTTATTGATAGAGCTAAAGCCAAAATGGTCAGATCATCTGGCTATTTGACCAAGCCTTTTACTCAATCAGAATTACTAAAAATTGTGTTTAAGCATATTAAATAA
- a CDS encoding family 2 glycosyl transferase, which yields MNRQNTQSCLPTPLGKFQVPEYPYIKPGVIDQQLQFSLIIPTYKESKNIRYVVMRLAQILDEFIPGDYELIVVDDDSPDRTWEVALSLIEEYPQLQVMRRQHERGLSTAVIRGWQVAKGNILGVIDGDLQHPPHVLKQLLSEVHQGADLALASRHIEGGGVSSWSFIRRFLSRGAQLLGLIILPKVLGRVSDPMSGYFIVRRHCLAGVNLDPVGYKILLEVIGRSKIDKIAEVGYVFCERHEGESKVTWKQYIDYIHHLVLLRLSTGRFKKVSQSFPISRFIRFGLVGLSGVFIDMVILYLLSDPTTLGWPLTRSKIIASEIAILNNFLWNDAWTFADVSMQQQEIHQRLKRFLKFNIICLAGLVLNVLFLNLVFNFIIPNRYIANLIAIVIATIWNFWVNLKLSWRVTQVK from the coding sequence ATGAATAGACAAAACACTCAATCTTGCTTACCCACACCTTTAGGTAAGTTTCAAGTTCCTGAATATCCATATATTAAACCGGGTGTTATTGATCAGCAACTTCAGTTTTCCCTAATCATTCCTACTTACAAAGAAAGTAAGAATATTAGGTATGTTGTTATGAGATTGGCTCAAATTTTAGATGAATTTATACCAGGAGACTACGAACTAATTGTAGTAGACGATGATAGTCCAGACCGTACTTGGGAAGTAGCTCTATCTTTAATAGAAGAATATCCACAATTACAAGTAATGCGCCGTCAGCATGAACGCGGATTATCAACAGCAGTAATTCGCGGATGGCAAGTCGCAAAAGGTAATATCTTGGGTGTAATTGATGGAGATTTACAACATCCACCTCATGTATTAAAACAACTATTGAGTGAAGTTCATCAAGGAGCAGATTTAGCCTTAGCTAGTCGTCATATAGAAGGTGGTGGCGTTAGTAGCTGGAGTTTTATCAGACGTTTTTTGTCTCGTGGCGCACAACTATTGGGATTGATTATTCTCCCTAAAGTATTAGGTCGAGTTTCCGATCCTATGAGTGGTTATTTTATCGTACGTCGCCATTGTTTAGCAGGTGTCAATTTAGACCCTGTAGGATACAAAATTTTATTAGAAGTAATTGGGCGAAGCAAGATAGATAAGATTGCAGAAGTCGGTTATGTATTCTGTGAACGCCATGAGGGTGAAAGCAAAGTTACTTGGAAGCAGTATATAGATTACATACATCACTTAGTACTTTTACGACTTTCAACAGGAAGATTCAAAAAAGTCAGTCAAAGTTTTCCCATTAGTAGATTTATCCGCTTTGGTTTAGTGGGACTGAGTGGTGTATTTATAGATATGGTAATACTTTATCTTCTCAGTGATCCGACAACATTAGGCTGGCCTTTAACACGCAGCAAAATCATTGCGTCTGAAATTGCAATTTTGAATAATTTTTTATGGAATGATGCCTGGACATTTGCCGATGTTAGTATGCAGCAACAAGAAATACATCAGCGATTGAAACGCTTTTTAAAGTTCAATATTATTTGCCTTGCAGGACTAGTCTTGAATGTATTGTTTTTGAATTTAGTATTTAATTTTATTATTCCTAACCGCTACATAGCAAACCTAATTGCGATTGTAATTGCTACTATTTGGAATTTCTGGGTGAACTTAAAACTTAGCTGGCGAGTCACACAAGTTAAGTAG
- a CDS encoding conserved hypothetical phage tail protein has product MTDFPEILTNSRFYLELKLTGSQEPVDGYFMECQGFKINQQVIEVAEVTPQTWGKNGNTSGRIVRTKIPGNISYSNIVLRRGLTISMTMWNWLAAVQESKWGDERRDGSLVIYNQAAEEKFRLEFKNAWPASYKINDVNAAGSEHEIEEIEVVVEELKRVKVA; this is encoded by the coding sequence GTGACAGACTTTCCAGAAATTCTTACGAATAGCCGTTTTTATTTGGAATTAAAACTTACTGGTAGCCAAGAACCAGTAGATGGCTATTTTATGGAATGCCAAGGTTTTAAAATTAATCAGCAAGTTATAGAAGTTGCTGAAGTCACACCACAAACCTGGGGTAAAAATGGCAATACTAGTGGTAGAATTGTCCGCACTAAGATTCCAGGAAATATATCTTACTCCAATATAGTTTTACGCCGTGGTTTAACTATTTCTATGACTATGTGGAATTGGTTAGCTGCTGTGCAAGAAAGTAAATGGGGTGATGAAAGACGTGATGGTTCTTTAGTAATTTATAATCAAGCTGCTGAAGAGAAATTTAGATTAGAATTTAAAAATGCCTGGCCTGCTAGTTATAAAATTAATGATGTGAATGCAGCCGGTAGCGAACATGAAATTGAAGAAATAGAAGTAGTTGTAGAAGAATTAAAACGAGTAAAAGTAGCATAG
- a CDS encoding putative CheW protein, with translation MNNSNAILAEKPQQNHLKDGYLKFQLNQQTAAMLAMNHTQEAVILPVEAITPMPNMAGCILGLMNWRSRIIWAIDLPRMLNLEAIDTRRQQYNVIVIKVESLLLGLVVQEIKGTTKVMLDDIHSPIGQVASSLVPYLRGCVVQQEEILLVLDAQAIVQSSILRSD, from the coding sequence ATGAACAATTCTAACGCTATACTTGCTGAAAAACCTCAGCAAAATCATCTCAAAGATGGTTATCTGAAGTTTCAGCTAAATCAACAAACTGCCGCTATGTTGGCAATGAATCACACTCAAGAAGCTGTGATTTTGCCTGTAGAAGCTATTACTCCGATGCCGAATATGGCTGGATGTATCTTAGGATTAATGAATTGGCGGAGTCGGATAATTTGGGCTATTGATTTACCGCGAATGCTCAATTTAGAAGCTATAGATACGCGAAGGCAACAATATAATGTCATCGTAATTAAGGTAGAATCACTGCTTTTAGGTTTAGTTGTTCAAGAAATTAAAGGGACAACTAAAGTTATGCTTGATGATATTCATTCTCCCATTGGACAAGTAGCATCTAGTTTAGTTCCTTATTTGCGTGGATGCGTTGTGCAACAAGAAGAAATATTGCTGGTATTAGATGCACAAGCAATTGTGCAATCTTCTATTCTCCGCAGTGATTAA
- a CDS encoding methyl-accepting chemotaxis protein, which yields MFNKTDTAKSGDGKNRASLITSTKLSESKIPLTTNSNAAKSDGDIQHNLGGNLKRLSLETKATIIAIAISTIPALVMGAIAYTFASKSLTQQITQSQTAEAVGLTDKVNRFMSARYGDIQILANLPVFVNGNFTRNTNTQEKQALLDKILAAYQTYNSIAVFGTDGNVIVQSSGEALDNQKDNNYFQETLQKDAAVISQPEKSADIYLAAPIKDTVTGKTLAVVRTSLPTKALEETIKNYAVNGYQYVLLDNSGKVFLSSRPELLGKEAKAEYPGLAKILATSNISTLTTVPQSHHRRQLISYVPAPKIAGLSDLNWQVLLTTDAAILYGTQRQLLWIVTIGTGLIGLIVAAIAAWLAKRTTLPIINATAAVAKLGQGELNTRLASEREDELGVLSANIDNMAAQLQVFVKEQAAEIAQTKIVTEPTSPAERPTQEALQLQLLELLNDIEGAARGDLTVRADVTDGEIGTVADFFNSIVENLRDIVTQVKQAATQVNTAIGSNESAISQLADEALVQAEEINRALDAVDKMTHSMQAVANSAEQAATVANNAAQNASKSEEAMYLTVQNILSLRESVGETAQKVKRLGESSQQISRVVSLINQIAMQTNLLAINAGIEAARAGEEGQGFAVVAEEVGELAVRSAAATQEIEQIVENIQRETSAVVQAMEIGTTQVGEGARVVEEAKQNLGQIFDVSRQIDSLVQSISSATASQVQTSQTVSLLMKEIAAISQRTRDSSSVVCQSLKQTVEISHKLQETVETFKVN from the coding sequence ATGTTTAATAAAACTGACACGGCTAAGAGTGGTGATGGTAAAAATCGTGCTTCTTTGATTACATCTACCAAACTTTCTGAGAGTAAAATTCCATTAACAACTAATAGTAATGCTGCTAAATCTGATGGAGATATCCAGCATAATCTTGGTGGAAATTTAAAACGGCTGAGTTTAGAAACCAAAGCCACAATTATAGCGATCGCCATCAGTACTATACCAGCTTTAGTCATGGGTGCGATCGCCTATACTTTTGCGAGTAAATCATTGACTCAGCAAATTACCCAATCTCAAACGGCTGAAGCTGTTGGTTTAACAGATAAAGTTAACCGCTTTATGTCTGCAAGATATGGAGATATTCAAATACTGGCTAACTTGCCTGTATTTGTGAATGGTAATTTCACCAGAAATACTAATACTCAAGAAAAACAAGCATTACTAGATAAAATTCTCGCAGCTTATCAAACTTATAATAGTATTGCTGTCTTTGGCACGGATGGTAATGTGATTGTGCAGTCTTCTGGTGAAGCCCTAGATAACCAAAAAGATAATAACTATTTTCAAGAAACTCTGCAAAAAGATGCTGCGGTAATTAGTCAACCAGAAAAATCTGCTGATATTTATCTAGCTGCACCTATCAAAGATACAGTCACAGGCAAAACTTTAGCAGTTGTCAGAACCAGCCTACCGACTAAAGCTTTAGAAGAAACAATCAAAAACTATGCTGTTAACGGCTATCAATACGTTTTGCTAGATAATTCTGGCAAAGTTTTCTTAAGTTCACGCCCAGAATTATTAGGCAAAGAAGCAAAAGCCGAGTATCCTGGTTTAGCCAAAATTCTCGCAACAAGCAACATCTCTACCCTGACAACTGTTCCCCAAAGTCATCATAGACGACAATTAATTAGTTACGTACCCGCGCCAAAAATTGCCGGGTTATCAGATTTAAATTGGCAAGTATTGTTGACTACTGATGCGGCAATTTTATATGGCACTCAACGACAATTGTTGTGGATAGTTACCATTGGTACAGGATTAATTGGACTCATTGTTGCTGCGATCGCAGCTTGGTTAGCCAAGCGTACCACATTGCCGATTATCAATGCCACCGCAGCCGTCGCCAAACTCGGACAAGGTGAACTCAACACCCGTCTCGCATCAGAAAGAGAAGACGAGTTAGGTGTATTGAGTGCCAATATTGATAATATGGCTGCTCAATTGCAAGTATTCGTCAAAGAACAAGCCGCCGAAATTGCCCAAACTAAGATTGTTACTGAACCAACTTCCCCAGCCGAACGCCCAACACAAGAAGCCTTACAACTGCAACTCTTAGAACTACTAAATGACATCGAAGGTGCAGCTAGAGGTGATTTAACCGTCCGTGCTGATGTGACAGACGGCGAAATAGGCACTGTCGCCGACTTTTTCAACTCTATTGTCGAAAATTTGCGGGATATCGTCACCCAAGTTAAACAAGCAGCCACTCAGGTAAACACTGCTATTGGTTCTAACGAAAGCGCTATCAGCCAACTTGCAGACGAAGCACTAGTGCAAGCTGAGGAAATTAACCGCGCTCTAGATGCTGTTGATAAGATGACACATTCCATGCAAGCAGTTGCCAATAGTGCCGAACAAGCCGCCACTGTAGCTAACAACGCCGCCCAAAATGCTTCCAAGAGTGAAGAAGCAATGTATTTAACAGTGCAGAACATCCTCTCTCTACGGGAAAGCGTTGGCGAAACAGCCCAGAAAGTTAAACGGTTGGGAGAATCTTCTCAACAAATTTCCCGCGTGGTGTCCTTAATTAATCAAATTGCCATGCAAACCAACTTACTCGCCATCAACGCAGGTATAGAAGCCGCCCGTGCTGGTGAAGAAGGCCAAGGTTTTGCTGTGGTAGCCGAAGAAGTAGGTGAGTTAGCAGTTCGTAGTGCCGCAGCCACCCAAGAAATTGAACAAATTGTCGAGAACATCCAACGGGAAACCAGCGCAGTTGTTCAAGCGATGGAAATTGGTACTACCCAAGTTGGCGAAGGTGCGCGGGTAGTAGAAGAAGCCAAGCAAAATCTCGGTCAAATTTTCGATGTTTCCCGGCAAATTGATTCTTTAGTACAGTCTATTTCTTCTGCAACCGCATCTCAAGTGCAAACATCGCAAACTGTCAGCTTATTAATGAAAGAAATCGCTGCTATCTCTCAACGCACTAGAGATTCTTCCAGCGTAGTTTGCCAATCTCTCAAACAAACTGTAGAGATTTCTCATAAGTTGCAAGAGACTGTTGAGACTTTTAAAGTTAACTAA
- a CDS encoding multi-sensor signal transduction histidine kinase — protein MSQDKELEIQMQFLEEATDYLNTLEAVLLEIDTSHRIDLEKINGALRAAHSIKGGAAMMGFRVLSDLAHRLEDAFKVLKTRKSSLEIDQQLQSLLLSAIDWMRQIVELLSTESVIEEQWLTSFCFPVFDELHQRLGDPTPEDATTMLSPEDGQNIIPLLFETEVEGCLQRLESVLADSQQPCLQEEVAIMAAELGGLGEMLQLTAFTQLCDFIKRCVECAAPERIPEIAQIALQTWRRSQALVLTNQLDSLPRAIELSEAPTTSTNYNQFEQLSTADAIAQFLATDNGVHQEVELTETPLIGQAEEITVSNFVPLDAEINQSISLPEINTIIAEHKTEVISHGKDREHSENSVRVPSKQLEQINDLFSELIVQRNGLHSQLEKLRKLSRNLNQRVQTLDRENQELRMAYNRVLSANARQHHAITLVESSENESIYSPTQNLASTQHSLEEINLRSQDVIETIVQVQEVSTDIQLSVDDADQIARKLNKTSKQLQTKLNQVRMRPISELVERFPRAIRDLNVEYGKNVQLKIEGGNTLIERSILEALNDPLMHLLRNAFDHGIEESATRYSLGKPEQGLIEIQATHRSNRTIITMRDDGRGISLEKIRARALAMGLDSSLLESASDDELLSLIFEPGFSTSEKVTALSGRGVGMDVVRNNLKLVRGDITVDTEPGKGTTFTLSVPFTLSVARVLLVETSKILLAFPTDVVSEIFLLQSDRIISMGGSEVLNWQGTMIPLIRLGQYLDFNCPRYDSPELETPAAINASSVLIVKGNNQTVAVQVDRCWGEQEVAIRQVEGNIPLPEGFSNCTILGDGRVVALVNANELLYWIATNQNTPKNNQLPSVRLKTPFLFVDSEKLAALPPKPKGKILIIDDSINVRRFLALTLEKGGYQVEQAKDGQDALEKLETGLKIAAVICDIEMPRLDGYGFLGKVKNNIDWKNIPVAMLTSRSSDKHKQLAIQLGARAYFSKPYNEQELLGTLEQLISNVAETAASN, from the coding sequence ATGTCACAAGATAAAGAATTAGAAATCCAGATGCAGTTTCTGGAAGAAGCGACAGATTACCTCAATACTTTAGAAGCAGTATTGTTGGAAATCGACACTAGCCATCGCATAGATTTAGAAAAAATTAATGGCGCACTCCGCGCTGCCCACTCAATTAAAGGTGGTGCAGCAATGATGGGATTTCGGGTGCTAAGTGATTTAGCACACCGTTTAGAGGATGCTTTTAAAGTTTTAAAAACCAGAAAAAGCTCTTTAGAAATTGACCAACAATTGCAAAGTTTATTGCTGTCGGCAATTGATTGGATGCGTCAGATTGTCGAATTACTCTCCACAGAAAGTGTCATCGAAGAACAATGGTTAACGAGTTTTTGTTTTCCAGTCTTTGATGAACTTCATCAACGTTTGGGTGATCCAACTCCTGAAGATGCAACAACTATGTTGTCACCAGAAGATGGACAAAATATTATTCCTTTATTATTTGAAACTGAAGTTGAAGGTTGTTTACAACGGCTAGAATCTGTGTTGGCTGATAGTCAACAACCATGTTTGCAAGAAGAAGTGGCAATTATGGCTGCTGAGTTAGGCGGTTTGGGAGAAATGCTGCAATTAACAGCGTTTACTCAACTGTGTGATTTCATCAAACGCTGTGTGGAATGTGCTGCACCAGAACGCATTCCCGAAATTGCCCAGATAGCATTGCAAACATGGCGGCGATCGCAAGCTTTAGTCTTAACAAATCAACTCGATAGTTTACCTAGAGCAATTGAGTTAAGTGAAGCACCAACCACTTCAACAAATTATAATCAATTTGAGCAACTGTCAACCGCAGATGCGATCGCCCAATTTCTGGCTACAGATAACGGTGTTCACCAAGAAGTAGAACTAACAGAAACGCCATTGATTGGGCAAGCAGAAGAAATAACTGTTAGTAATTTTGTTCCCTTAGATGCAGAGATTAATCAAAGTATTAGTCTGCCGGAAATCAACACCATTATTGCCGAACACAAAACTGAAGTAATTAGTCATGGCAAAGACCGTGAACATTCCGAAAACTCAGTCCGAGTTCCCAGTAAACAACTAGAACAAATTAATGATTTGTTTAGTGAACTCATAGTTCAAAGAAACGGTCTACATTCTCAACTAGAAAAATTACGTAAACTCTCGCGGAATCTCAACCAGAGAGTGCAAACTCTTGATCGGGAAAATCAAGAACTACGTATGGCATATAACAGAGTGCTATCAGCTAATGCGCGTCAGCACCACGCCATCACATTGGTCGAAAGCTCAGAAAACGAAAGTATTTATTCTCCAACTCAAAATCTTGCCAGCACCCAGCACTCCCTAGAAGAAATTAATTTGCGATCGCAAGATGTCATCGAAACTATTGTCCAAGTGCAAGAAGTTTCCACAGACATTCAATTAAGTGTAGATGATGCTGATCAAATTGCTCGCAAATTAAACAAAACCTCCAAACAATTGCAAACCAAGCTCAATCAAGTGCGGATGCGGCCAATTTCCGAATTGGTTGAGCGTTTTCCTAGAGCTATCCGCGATTTAAATGTGGAATATGGCAAAAATGTCCAGTTAAAAATTGAAGGCGGCAATACTTTAATTGAACGCAGTATTTTAGAAGCATTAAATGACCCTTTAATGCACTTATTAAGGAATGCTTTTGATCATGGCATTGAAGAATCAGCCACTCGCTACAGCTTAGGTAAACCAGAACAAGGATTAATCGAAATTCAAGCCACTCACCGCAGCAATCGCACAATTATTACTATGCGGGATGATGGACGAGGGATTTCTTTAGAAAAAATTCGCGCTCGTGCCTTAGCAATGGGGTTAGATAGTTCTTTATTAGAAAGTGCGAGTGATGATGAACTACTTTCACTCATTTTTGAACCAGGGTTTAGTACTTCCGAAAAAGTCACCGCCTTATCTGGTCGTGGTGTGGGAATGGATGTGGTTCGCAACAACCTCAAACTGGTACGCGGTGATATCACAGTTGATACTGAGCCAGGAAAGGGAACTACCTTCACCTTATCAGTACCGTTTACCCTGTCTGTGGCGCGAGTGCTGTTAGTCGAAACCAGTAAAATATTACTGGCCTTTCCCACCGATGTGGTTTCGGAAATATTTTTACTCCAAAGCGATCGCATCATCTCAATGGGCGGTAGCGAAGTCCTCAATTGGCAAGGTACAATGATACCCTTGATTCGCCTAGGACAATATTTGGATTTCAATTGTCCGCGTTACGACAGTCCAGAACTGGAAACTCCCGCAGCCATTAACGCTAGTAGTGTATTAATAGTCAAAGGTAACAATCAAACTGTTGCTGTCCAAGTAGACCGTTGTTGGGGTGAACAAGAAGTTGCTATCCGTCAAGTTGAAGGTAATATCCCTTTACCGGAAGGTTTTAGTAACTGTACAATTCTCGGTGATGGTCGAGTTGTCGCCTTAGTTAATGCTAACGAATTACTATATTGGATTGCCACTAACCAAAACACTCCCAAAAACAATCAACTACCCTCAGTCAGATTAAAAACACCGTTCCTGTTTGTTGATAGTGAAAAGCTGGCGGCGTTACCTCCTAAACCAAAAGGCAAGATTTTAATTATTGATGACTCAATTAATGTCCGCCGCTTCTTAGCACTTACCTTAGAAAAAGGTGGCTACCAAGTAGAACAAGCAAAAGACGGTCAAGATGCTTTAGAAAAATTAGAAACAGGCTTGAAAATTGCTGCTGTAATTTGTGATATCGAAATGCCTCGTCTTGACGGTTATGGATTTTTAGGAAAAGTTAAAAACAACATTGATTGGAAAAATATCCCAGTTGCAATGCTGACTTCTCGTAGTAGCGATAAACATAAACAACTCGCTATCCAACTTGGTGCTAGAGCCTATTTTTCCAAACCATATAACGAGCAAGAATTACTCGGCACTTTAGAGCAACTCATCAGTAATGTAGCAGAAACAGCCGCTTCTAATTAA
- a CDS encoding two-component system, regulatory protein: MNLTLVGTILIVEDSPSELELMSHYLKESGYNVIKASGAKEALEQAILQNPDAIVTDVVMPGMSGFELCRSLKKNPATQKLPIVICSSKNLEIDRLWAMKQGADAYITKPYTREQLLRAIKSVVI; the protein is encoded by the coding sequence GTGAATCTGACTTTGGTTGGCACAATTTTAATTGTTGAAGATTCGCCCAGCGAATTAGAACTTATGAGCCATTATCTCAAAGAAAGTGGTTACAACGTCATCAAGGCTAGTGGTGCAAAAGAAGCTTTAGAACAAGCTATTTTGCAAAATCCTGATGCAATTGTGACTGATGTTGTTATGCCAGGAATGAGTGGTTTTGAGTTATGCCGTTCACTGAAAAAAAATCCGGCAACTCAAAAATTACCCATAGTTATTTGTAGTTCAAAAAATCTAGAAATTGATAGATTATGGGCGATGAAACAAGGTGCTGATGCCTATATTACTAAGCCATACACACGAGAACAATTATTAAGAGCTATTAAATCAGTGGTGATTTAA
- a CDS encoding K+ channel inward rectifier domain-containing protein, with translation MKFQLKILARKQRQGSQSIVHLKYRNGNVEIIGLGVWYSYWRDPYHLLLTVPWSGFVLLICAFYVVINTLFALAYLLGGDCITNARPGSFLDVFFFSVQTLASIGYGAMYPKTTYANIIVTIEAIVGVMGIAVMTGLAFARFSRPTARVIFSRVAVIVPHDGAPTLMFRTANQRRNLILEAQMRVYLMRDEVTAEGDFMRRIYDLKLLRQQTPGFALSWSVIHVIDESSPLYGMTPESLTQTNCVLMVSLSGIDETVAQVVHARHSYGSNEILWNHRFVDILHHASNGHRYIDYNHFHDVLPLE, from the coding sequence ATGAAATTTCAACTCAAGATACTTGCACGGAAGCAAAGACAAGGTTCACAAAGCATCGTTCACCTAAAGTATCGCAATGGTAATGTCGAGATTATCGGTTTAGGTGTATGGTACTCATACTGGCGCGATCCCTATCATTTACTGCTGACAGTTCCTTGGAGTGGATTTGTACTATTAATTTGTGCTTTTTATGTAGTTATTAACACTCTGTTTGCTTTGGCTTATTTATTAGGGGGAGATTGCATTACGAATGCTCGTCCAGGGTCTTTTTTAGATGTGTTTTTCTTTAGTGTGCAAACTTTGGCATCTATTGGCTATGGGGCAATGTATCCCAAAACGACTTATGCCAATATTATTGTGACGATAGAGGCGATTGTTGGGGTGATGGGAATTGCAGTCATGACAGGGTTAGCCTTTGCTCGGTTTTCTCGTCCAACTGCGCGTGTCATTTTTAGTCGGGTGGCGGTAATTGTACCCCATGATGGTGCGCCGACTCTGATGTTTCGCACTGCTAACCAGCGGCGGAATTTAATTTTGGAAGCACAGATGCGGGTGTATTTAATGCGTGATGAAGTGACCGCAGAAGGTGATTTTATGCGCCGCATTTATGATCTTAAACTTTTGCGCCAGCAAACTCCTGGCTTTGCCTTAAGTTGGTCGGTCATCCATGTAATTGATGAGTCTAGTCCTTTATATGGAATGACACCAGAATCTTTAACTCAAACTAACTGTGTACTGATGGTATCTTTAAGCGGCATTGATGAAACAGTGGCACAAGTTGTTCATGCACGTCATAGCTATGGTAGTAATGAGATTTTATGGAATCATCGGTTTGTAGATATACTGCATCACGCATCTAATGGACATCGTTATATCGACTACAACCACTTCCATGATGTTTTACCTTTGGAGTAA